The Phyllopteryx taeniolatus isolate TA_2022b chromosome 13, UOR_Ptae_1.2, whole genome shotgun sequence nucleotide sequence TGATCGATTTAGTTTCTGTACCACAGTCATATGGTTGTTTACCTCTTCCagtaataaaacacaaaaccctcttttaaatcgGGAAAATAACACGTCATGTTCACCTCCTCCTCTCTGTCTCTAATGAAGAGGCTAAGTTACCACGAAAGATGTAAAAAACGAGTGGTGTGCTATGTGTACTCATGTACTGTGttggtaaaatataaaatatttggtaTGTCTTGAGTAATCGTTTGAAGAATGCTGCAATTTTGCATCTAGGCAGACTGACATGATGAAGCCAAGTTTAATCTTTAAAAATGGATGACATAAAGACAACTaatttatgtacagtactgtaatctATACTGTATTATCCACTCATCTTTAAATGTTTACGGCTTTTGCATGATACTTTCCTTAATGCCAATGAGAATTTTCTACCATTTCCAAAGATATTGTTGTCAAGGTTACAATAAGCTTTGTGGGGGGTGTTACTACTTCAAGTGTCTATAGCATCAAGTAAAATTAACTGTTTAGGTCCAAACTTCATAGTTGCACACAATGACTTCATACGTAGGTGCACAAGTTTCAGCCAAATCCATCCAGTAATTAGTgaaataatgtaattaatttgataatcaattagttgtcaattaactgaataattgttttttaaatttgtattttcaggCTCCAGAATTGTTGTATTACTTTTCAACAGAAGCCCTccaagatttgtttttattacataatTATACTCCACTCCTTGCataaaactgtttttgtcttttaaggAATCAGTGTTAGGTGTCTAGTCTTCATGCAATTTCAACCTTTCACTGACACTTGGGTGAAAGTGTCCATGTGAACCCTCAGAGGCATGTTTTTGTGTCTCTGGAAATCACAAGATCGCTATATTCTGGTTTACAACCTGCTGATTTGGCAAGCTCCGTTATTCCCCTAATTGGCATGAAAGAAGTTTGTTTTCTTCCTCGCATCTGCCTTATCAAATTGCTGTGTGAACAAGCCCGTTGAATTGGCATTGTCTCGTACTTTTGTGCACAACTGTACAggcccctccaaaagtattggaatggcaaggtcagttccttttggtttttgttgtatactgaagacatttggggttCAGAtccaaagatgaatatgagacaacatttttgaattccagcttttatttcatggtatttaaatctacatgtgttaaacaactcaggacagagcaccttttgtttgaagcaaaccactttttaagtgagcaaaagtattggagtgtgtgactgatgggtgtttccaGTTGCTTAGGTGTTGCAGTTTTGATTGATTGCTTAAGCAGTGCttctttttggctttgggtttcacctttTCACCATTTGAAGCTGACAGAAGAAGGAAAATTGATCagacacaaacattgggcatatcCAATGCAACAATTTTGAAATGTCCGGAAAaagagaaactactggtgtactgagcaacagataTCGAACAGGGTATCAACAGCACTTGACAGAAACATGAGAGCGGTgaaaaaacacccaaagacaacagtcggtgacatcactgccaacctccacagggcagggctgaaggtatcacaatccactgttcaaagaagacttctcgtgaagaaatatacaggccatactaCAAGATGCAAATAGAATCAGAAAaccagattggattttgaaaagtacagaaatgagccacaaaagttttggaacaaagtttttttggactgatgagacccagattaacctctaccaaagtttTATCTCAaggtaatttaataatgtcagttccaaaacttttgctcacttgaaaggtgggtggcttcaaacaaaaggtgctctgtcctgagttaacacatctaggtgtaaataccatgaaataaaagctggaattctgaactttagtctcatattcatcttttgatctgaaacccaaatatattcagtacacaacaaaaacataggagttgaccttgccgttccaatacttgtgGAGGGGACTATCTGTAAAGTAAATCTATAAAGGCTGCATTTTTGGTATTTGGTGAATACTGATGACAACATGCACCTTGTGCTGTTTTGCATCTGAGTGACGCTGGCGTTGTGTGACGTCTGAGCCACAGCATTGTTTTCAATCTTTTCAAGCGGAACAAAGCAGGTTTTAATGTACATAAATCATCAACATGTTAAATGGCTGCCTATACCCTGGTCAGGTTATTCACCCCTTTCCATTAAAGAGCCAAAGTTAAGAGTTCATAAAACGTGGTTTTATTGTAATATCAACAGATAGTAGTTTACGTTTTGATACTATATTTGAGAGAGGCCATTGtggtttattcattttttttaatccattgtaACTCATTCGAGCTTCACCTGAACATGGTATTAAGGTCTGCTAGTCAACAGTctacttttttcatttcatttgacagTGGAAATAGACCTTTAGCGAAATATCCTTGATCGACCATGGGTATAATTAATGGTTAGTACATAGTGGTATTTTTTTATAGCATAGGAGAAGCTTTTTGCATGTTCTGATCTCCTGTTTTAATGCCAGTGTTATATGGAGCAGCGCCCAAGGGAGTTGTGCCATAGTGAAGAAGTTGCGTTCATCTGCCAGGAAGTCTGCACACATTGTAGTCTATTGCCTAAATCACAATTGCAGTGAATagttgtatgaaaaacatttctaggccataaatatacagtacgagtcaaattaaaaacataagtAACTGTGCCGTGCGGCACAAAAAGGCATACTCAGTTACTTGTTGTCGTGCGGCTTCGCAAATCCTTGAAATCTCGTATGTCAGAGCCATCGTATACTAAGTACACCCTGCGCATATTACGTGAGAGAGCATCAGCTGTGCctcaggaaattatccaatttcatttctgaaaattatttactacaaatgcatctttgtactacagtatatgccagcaacgtatagtgacaggggAAGCAATTAAATGCTCTACCACTAAGGGcaatttgtgatgttttttttttagtttgtttcccCTCCCCCCTTTTAAATGCAAAGATTTGCCTTAGTGCAacacttacagtaaatgtggcacttttttaaaaaaaatttttaaattgaaattggGGGAAATGATAAGGAAGTAGAAATATACTCTGCATTGCATTCGTTGACTTGTGTAATGACTGCGTGCCCCTTGTGTCATATCCTCTGCTAGTTTATTTACACATGGAAATGATGCGAAACAGGAAGTGCTGGAACAGCCACGGAGCACACGAGAGGAAAAAATGGTGGTCACTATTATTGGTACAAGTATCTGGGCCGTGACCGTTCACCCACTTCCCAAATCCCTCGTCCTCGCATCTCTCTCTTTGCCTCCTCGCCTCCTCTTTGACACTCCCCCACCCCCAGGTTTTCGAATAGTCCCGGCACTTAGGGCTTCATGACTCATTTGCCAGCTTACATCTCTCTAGCATTCAGTCGCTGTGTTCAGTATTCGTTCTTGACAGTTACGCCTACCCCATCCTCGCCTTGAGCTCGCCCTCCTTCTCGTTAAAGCGTGGCTTCCCCTTGTCCGACATTCCCAAGTGCTTCATTCATCAGGTGTAGCTAGAGTTGCCCCGTCCATCAGCCATGTTTGACCCTGTTCTCCTGCCTGCCTGTTCCCACAGATGTGGCCCCTGCGGAGCAGGAGAAGCTCTTTATCCAGAAGCTGCGGCAGTGCTGCGTCCTCTTCGACTTCCTGTCCGACCCGCTGAGCGACCTGAAATGGAAAGAGGTGAAGCGGGCGGCGCTGAGCGAGATGGTGGAATACATCACCCACAACAGGAATGTCATCACAGAGCCCATCTACCCGGAGGTGGTTCACATGGTCAGTGGAGCTGCTGGTTGATTGGGCAACTGTCTGTTTGTGTCCAAAGATGATGATGTGGGCGAATACAGGCGGGTGGGCTGACTGAGTTTTAGTTTTAGTGAAATTAATTTAACCAACTGTCTTATAGCAATGTGCACATGAACACACTGGGATGGTAAATGACTattcagtggtaccttgacttgcggGTTTTCTGATTCGATGAGCCACCGCTtgggtcaaatatttttttggggcacATTTTTTATCTATAAAaaaagttttcctttttttctcttttgctttgtttttcgaGCCAAAATTTGATTTACAAGTGAGCTTTGGATATACTGCCACTGGactgaagtgaaaataaaggaGACTCGTagtcaccgatgcactttcaaccatttattgaacaggacaaacaaatacaaaaatgagaacAACACGTGTCCAAAAGCGCAGAGACTCCCTTGGCCACTCCCCGTTTAAAGGCTCACACCTCAGTCAAATGGCGGCTGGTGTGAGTTCCAGCTTGGCCCAACGTACAGTAATTACGCTTCATAAAATTGTACGTATTTTTTGATGGCTCACACAGTAACTTTCCAGATATAAAAAATTATGGGTGGGGGAGTTGCCCCAGAAGTTAGAACGCTGTAAATAATTATACTGGCTTGACTTTGTTCTTGTTGGAGAAAAATAAGATGGCTGGCTCTGGGTATTGTCTTTAACGCACagatttctttctgttttttcaTCACACACAGATATGAAGATATAAAAGATGTCACGCAAGCCCACTTCATGacgattttgacatttttaaatgacattcgTTTCCCTGCATctgctgttaaatatattcgACCATGTCATTTATTCGTTCATGTAACTTTTGTACAGTTTCCCAAAAGGGTGACAAGATGATTGCATTGTCTGACTTTTGGAAGGCGCAACTAGGAATTGTAGTCGGCCGCTCTTCTGGCAGTGCACAATGCTATTCTTTTTTGGCCTTTTTGATACGCCATGCATGCGTTGACTTATCAGGATCTTCATATATGAATATTGTTACCAATATCTGTTGCTAAtgtagcattattattattacaatattttatacATGCAAATGCAACAAAGAGCCCATAAATAGTAGCGTAGGACTCATCcatttacatatatacagatatagAAAATGGCATAAAACCTTCCCAACTTGGATAGTAGCTTCTGTTAGCCTCTAGACcaaaggtgtcaaactcaaggcccagagGCCAGATCAGCACCGCCACTTCatgtggcccacaaaagcaaCTCATGTGCGTCGACTtggtttcttgctaaaataccaaagttGGAAATTTCAATTAACTGAATAACAGTTGAGAATATTTGACTGgcatctgatttcaaaactaactagccatcaatttgttgtgtatacataataataataataagcgaTCATACCATTATATTGCTTCACAGTTATAAcgaccctctgagggaaaccataactacgatgtggtctgggacaaaaatgagtttgacaccgatCTAGACTGTGGTAATTAGATACATTTGGCCTTGGAACAGTAATATGtatgtttcagtttttcaagCTTCAGGCTGTACCACCTGTCTTTACGTCAGGTTGTAGGTGGTAAGCCGACAGGCTGGATTCTGGTAGATTTGGGGCTGTTGGTGAAGCTTATTCTCTACTTTGATTGCTTCATTCACTCGGACACAATGATTGTATTATCTGAATCATTAGATAACTAACTGCATGAATAACCAAAAGTATATATTAGATAACTGATGTTTAAAAAGAGCCTCTTGTCTCTGTGAGTGGCTGTAATGATGAGCTATGACTATTAGCAGGACTTTCCAATAAAGGGATTGTTCTGCTCACAAGAGAAGTGCCGAGGTTGACATTTGGAGCATAAGCAGCCGTCTGTTGCTTGTGACCATTAATGCAGCTTTTCCACAGCCAATCTTGATACATTTTTGACACAAAAACTGAGCCACAACACGCTGATCTACCTTGCAGTCCTGTTAAACAAGGCTTCCAATGTCTCAGTGGTCCACCTGCACTGTCCCATGATTGCCCAGTCGGGTACAGCAGCCCACAGGGGAATCAGTTGACACTGCGAGAGGCCACAGtaccacacacatacattattGTCAGCCGAACCCTTACAGCCCATAGTTACAGGAgactaaaaatacaattcactTTGGACTGATAGATGAGAAGATAAGTTGGTTACATTTGCACTATCAATGGGCTAATAGTATCCTGATGCCCGTCCGCCAGGTCTACTGTTgcagagttgtttttttatgagcaGAACCTgggtcacagttttatttggatAAATGTCAAATTTCGAAACGTAAACATGGGCCCTAATCTCCAGTcttcaatttcaacaattatatGTAATTTGACCTTTGTGTATTAATTCAGAAGCCAGTGAAAAGTTTGAGTAGAACATACTTATTTGagcttattttattataaagaTGAATACAGTGGTGCTTGGGTGATAGACCTGTACCACATTTTACACCTTCATAGGCTGGATTAACACTACGGGTCTGCGTGCCCAATTCCAATTTAATCCtttaccataattttttttgtttttttgtatttaaatatacacttCCAGTAACACCTGtttgatatggctgtatttaccTGCATAAGTAAACAATATAAGTATTAAAGTTTACTACATAGGGTTTAGTTGACCTGGACATACCTGTAAAATGTAGCATATTTTCACCATATTTAATAGTAAATAGTTTCAATTTACAGTAggtgtttaaaatgtttgtgtttggctCAATGTAGCTGTGTATACGTCAGCAATTGGTGTATTTTGATGATGTCAAGCTCGCATTGATTGACAGGGTAGATCTGTGCGTTTACGCTGTACTTGCATTGGCACGTATCTATGCATCAAGATTTTTAATCTGCATTTGGAAGCGGCTTGATTCTAATCTAAAAATGTCTGTCTGCTGCAATTTTCTCTATTTAAGATGCCATGACGCATGtcccaattgtgccacttgaaaCATGTTGTGTAACTCAGCCATTGATGGCCGCCTCTTCCATATGACTAATTTTGGCTTCAAATGTATGCATAAATGACTAAACGAAAATGTTGAAAGGGCTTCACAATGTTAAAAATTTAAACCTCATTCAACCGTTATCCAGAGCTACACCAAAAATAGTTACTGATTCAATGAATACTGAATACAGCTTTTGAATTTAGTCCAATTATCCATTTGCtttcctgttgtttttgtttgtctgtgttcaaGCAGCCACCTGATTATAACAATCCACAAATTGTTTTATAACAGCTTGCCTCCTTGTTTAATCCAAAATGTATTCCCTCTCCATTTTCTGTCTGCCTCTAGTTTGCTGTGAACATGTTTAGAACACTGCCTCCTTCTTCTAACCCCACGGGAGCTGAATTCGATCCCGAGGAGGATGAGCCGACACTTGAAGCGGCGTGGCCACACCTCCAGGTTGCTAATTGTTTCATTGATTAAAACATCACGGGTTCACCCTGGCCATTACCATGAGTAAGCATGATCTGGTCTATGTCTGCAAGAAAGCATCACCGTAGGGTATGTACTGTAGCTCAAACCATTGAATGAGACTAAAAGTCCACATCCAATATTTAATAtatcccaaaacaaaaacaatttaaaaaaaaaaaaaaaaaaaagttgttttcccTACTAACATAGCCTTAAAGACTGagtgggaaaacattttaattaagcCTGCACAGACAGAAGTGTTTAAGGTTGATGAGCAGCACATTTAGCAGTACAGAGCATCAGAAATATTTTGCTCTCAATTCTGTCCCTGTTTGCTTTCTTTGCAGCTCGTCTATGAATTTTTCCTTAGGTTTTTAGAATCGCCCGACTTTCAGCCCAACATAGCGAAGAAATACATCGACCAGAAATTTGTTATGCAGGTAAGAAAAGGACAGGCTCTTAACATGCGCTTGTCAATGCAAAAATATGGCTTGGCAGAACTATGGGAAAATCATTTGGTTtcaatcagtttaaaaaaattttttttaaaaactcatttaCAAGGCTTTGCGAGGTTCAGAATGCTTACTCTATGATCTGTCTTCTCTCTTGCACTTGAAGCTTCTAGAACTATTTGACAGCGAAGATCCCAGAGAGCGAGACTTCCTCAAAACGACTCTTCATAGGATCTACGGGAAGTTCCTCGGCCTGAGAGCGTACATCAGAAAACAGATCAATAACATTTTTTATAGGTCAGTGCAGTTTGCGTACATTCTTGACTTTTGGGCAATATATTAGGAGTTTGATTTGCTGGCAAATTGTTTTATtgcctcaaatagtggcctccatTTTAATAGCCGTCACTAATTAATTGTCGAGTGCGTAGTCTGCTTGAATGAACGTCTCCTGAAATGGACTACTTTTTACCCCCGACTTGCACACGACTTGCTTTTCCAGAGGCCACTATATGAGGTAATGTGGTATTCTTGTAGTGTTTTTgagcagctaaaaaaaaaataaaacacttgttCTTTTAGGTTTATCTATGAGACGGAGCATCACAATGGTATTGCTGAACTACTGGAAATACTTGGAAGGTTTGTTACATTATTTTCACTCTGGCCCAAGATTAAGCACACCTGCACAGTCTAATAAGATCTAATACAAGAGATTCACATCACCCTCTCAGTTTAATCCTCTGCCACAATTCTAAACagccatttatttcaatagcgcttgtcctcattagtgccCCAGtttagctggagcctatccgagctgactttaGACTagaggtggcggggtacaccctaggctggtcgccagtcaaccgCAGGGTGCATATAAAACAGATAATCATTAATGCAACATGTTTAATTATATAATTGTAACATTGTCAACAGATGGTTCATCAggtgatttgtttgtttcacaGTATTATCAATGGGTTTGCCTTACCTCTGAAAGAAGAGCACAAGATTTTCCTGTTGAAGGTTTTATTACCTCTACACAAAGTGAAATCACTCAGTGTCTATCATCCACaggtactgtgtgtgtgtgtgtcgtccaTTATGTAACCATTTATAATTTGTTGGGCTTAGTATTTGTGAAAGTGCTCGGTTGAATGCAATACTGAAAAAATGAGAGCAAATACACTGTAGGTGTTAAAATCTTCaaacttttctctttttttagttGGCCTACTGTGTGGTGCAGTTTTTAGAAAAGGACAGCACTCTAACTGAGCCGGTATGTTGAATAAATGCATCGTTTTCTTCCTGGCTTAAACGGCTGAATTTAACATTATTCTCTGATTTTGCcttctccacaggtggtcatgGCTCTCCTCAAGTACTGGCCAAAGACTCACAGTCCCAAGGAGGTGATGTTCCTCAACGAGCTAGAGGAGATACTGGATGTCATCGAGCCGTCCGAGTTTGTTAAGGTGCAGGAGCCTCTGTTCCGGCAGCTGGCTAAATGCGTGTCCAGCCCACATTTCCAGGTAATGCAGACGACGAGCTCATCTCGAGAAGTCCGTTCATTATTCGAGCGCCCTGCTGAGTTTCTGTGTGTGCTCTATAGGTGGCAGAACGAGCACTGTACTACTGGAATAATGAGTACATCATGAGTCTGATCAGCGACAATGCGGCCAAGATTCTCCCAATCATGTTCCCCGCTTTGTACCGCAACTCAAAGACCCACTGGAACAAGTGAGAGGCGTCGCTTTTGACACTTTAGTGCTGGATTTGCACTCTGCTTGCGCTAACCGTCCTGCCGCGTAACACCCATGTGAAATGATGCCTTGTCAAATGTCACATGGTGAACGCAAGTGTGACAATATTATTCGGCGACTCCAGTAATCCCTCAGCCCTGCCTTTCAGCAAGAGGGCCCCCGAAAAATTGTTTATAT carries:
- the ppp2r5ca gene encoding serine/threonine-protein phosphatase 2A 56 kDa regulatory subunit gamma isoform isoform X3, whose amino-acid sequence is MLREYSLVADTHQCVLVRQVRVSKGNLRPADTPQHSIMPQKSKKDKDSTKSGKTKKSASKNGAAGDQDASNKKVPPATQLMRIKQPGSHSAVRREKRFSSSCFALSANRELHKLAKLADVAPAEQEKLFIQKLRQCCVLFDFLSDPLSDLKWKEVKRAALSEMVEYITHNRNVITEPIYPEVVHMFAVNMFRTLPPSSNPTGAEFDPEEDEPTLEAAWPHLQLVYEFFLRFLESPDFQPNIAKKYIDQKFVMQLLELFDSEDPRERDFLKTTLHRIYGKFLGLRAYIRKQINNIFYRFIYETEHHNGIAELLEILGSIINGFALPLKEEHKIFLLKVLLPLHKVKSLSVYHPQLAYCVVQFLEKDSTLTEPVVMALLKYWPKTHSPKEVMFLNELEEILDVIEPSEFVKVQEPLFRQLAKCVSSPHFQVAERALYYWNNEYIMSLISDNAAKILPIMFPALYRNSKTHWNKTIHGLIYNALKLFMEMNQKLFDDCTQQFRAEKNKEKAKSKEREEAWSKIENLAKSNPQFSVLEPSDFNSPVAMETDVPFIEDVQRLKKTVEEGATQLQHGQWKDRPMVRRKSELPQDIYTTKALETHRRAEDMLTTRDGL
- the ppp2r5ca gene encoding serine/threonine-protein phosphatase 2A 56 kDa regulatory subunit gamma isoform isoform X1 gives rise to the protein MLTCNTSEDRMVVDAPNSNGPFQPVALMHFRDVAPAEQEKLFIQKLRQCCVLFDFLSDPLSDLKWKEVKRAALSEMVEYITHNRNVITEPIYPEVVHMFAVNMFRTLPPSSNPTGAEFDPEEDEPTLEAAWPHLQLVYEFFLRFLESPDFQPNIAKKYIDQKFVMQLLELFDSEDPRERDFLKTTLHRIYGKFLGLRAYIRKQINNIFYRFIYETEHHNGIAELLEILGSIINGFALPLKEEHKIFLLKVLLPLHKVKSLSVYHPQLAYCVVQFLEKDSTLTEPVVMALLKYWPKTHSPKEVMFLNELEEILDVIEPSEFVKVQEPLFRQLAKCVSSPHFQVAERALYYWNNEYIMSLISDNAAKILPIMFPALYRNSKTHWNKTIHGLIYNALKLFMEMNQKLFDDCTQQFRAEKNKEKAKSKEREEAWSKIENLAKSNPQFSVLEPSDFNSPVAMETDVPFIEDVQRLKKTVEEGATQLQHGQWKDRPMVRRKSELPQDIYTTKALETHRRAEDMLTTRDGL
- the ppp2r5ca gene encoding serine/threonine-protein phosphatase 2A 56 kDa regulatory subunit gamma isoform isoform X2 is translated as MLTCNTSEDRMVVDAPNSNGPFQPVALMHFRDVAPAEQEKLFIQKLRQCCVLFDFLSDPLSDLKWKEVKRAALSEMVEYITHNRNVITEPIYPEVVHMFAVNMFRTLPPSSNPTGAEFDPEEDEPTLEAAWPHLQLVYEFFLRFLESPDFQPNIAKKYIDQKFVMQLLELFDSEDPRERDFLKTTLHRIYGKFLGLRAYIRKQINNIFYRFIYETEHHNGIAELLEILGSIINGFALPLKEEHKIFLLKVLLPLHKVKSLSVYHPQLAYCVVQFLEKDSTLTEPVVMALLKYWPKTHSPKEVMFLNELEEILDVIEPSEFVKVQEPLFRQLAKCVSSPHFQVAERALYYWNNEYIMSLISDNAAKILPIMFPALYRNSKTHWNKTIHGLIYNALKLFMEMNQKLFDDCTQQFRAEKNKEKAKSKEREEAWSKIENLAKSNPQLQHGQWKDRPMVRRKSELPQDIYTTKALETHRRAEDMLTTRDGL